From the genome of Gemmatimonadota bacterium, one region includes:
- a CDS encoding ribbon-helix-helix protein, CopG family: protein MKRTTIFLDEQTLQRLQRTAQRQGVSAAMLVREAVSRYLDAPVSGTALPAIAGQFTSEHRDTAERVDELLWPDPHA, encoded by the coding sequence ATGAAGCGGACCACCATCTTCCTCGACGAACAGACCCTCCAGCGGCTGCAGCGGACCGCCCAGCGGCAGGGGGTCAGCGCGGCCATGCTCGTCCGCGAAGCCGTAAGCCGGTACCTCGATGCCCCGGTGTCGGGCACTGCGCTCCCCGCGATCGCCGGTCAGTTCACCAGCGAACACCGTGACACGGCTGAACGCGTCGATGAGCTCCTCTGGCCCGATCCGCACGCGTGA
- a CDS encoding serine/threonine-protein kinase, with protein sequence MSAPDRLITALADRYTIERELGAGGMATVYLARDLKHDRDVAIKVLRPELAAVIGADRFLTEIKTTANLQHPHILPLFDSGTAGDDEGRGMPRPYLFYVMPFIEGETLRDRLDREKQLPIGEAVRIASEVASALDYAHRRGVIHRDIKPENILLHEGQALVADFGIALAASRAGGSRMTETGMSLGTPHYMSPEQAMGEREISARSDVYALGCVTYEMLIGDPPFTGSTAQAIVAKVLTEKPSGLSRTRSTISEAVEDAVLTALEKLPADRFATAAEFAAALAGGTTARATTRSAARPVAPSPGQRRGYVVAGVTLAALCLAGGWLLGRRGGTTASAGPAVYDVATPDSARVSFINTSSSYATYGAVGRTVSIAPTGDFAVYVALQPDSVALLWYRSLLTDDTRPFPGTTGASVPRVSPDGTQVAYFAGNQVMVVSVAGGEPRPLATLLDGRMLDWISADQLLALGSDGDRALWIKLGGGEPRERSIVRCPLGTWAPSMKELLCGFNGAARMIDLETDSTYEVRTLQGDGTPGGPLAGSEFRIIDERYLVFISPDGVLTGANFDPETRLVQRAVPLVPGIRRESIGEAHFDVSENGTLVYAPGLDVTKGRLVRRISNAAPVPLPIEGAHFQRYDLSRDGRWLAAVVQGNSLNELRIYDLRTGQHTVWQRAEIIRHPMWSPDGQSILYAARAGDQWSLLRGTPGAGTPTDTLARYAATGVTFDALGYPNDSTAIAQEWLGALVVRFDPRRASATMDTVLRGARFPSVSATGQLVAYQSMDGSRIMVTTFPAAGRRWQIASQGVEPLMLSPRTVLFRQGASWYTATVNPTTGEPSGAPVQWANDPRFSDTSGWSNVPTHDGGIIYVQGPEQASPGYFRVIPNWVREMKRAVDQAAK encoded by the coding sequence GTGAGCGCGCCAGATCGACTCATCACGGCCCTCGCCGACCGCTACACCATCGAGCGCGAGCTCGGCGCCGGCGGCATGGCCACCGTCTATCTCGCGCGCGACCTCAAGCACGACCGCGATGTCGCCATCAAGGTGCTGCGCCCCGAACTCGCTGCCGTGATCGGGGCCGATCGCTTCCTCACCGAGATCAAGACCACCGCGAACCTGCAGCATCCGCACATCCTGCCGCTCTTCGATTCGGGCACCGCTGGGGACGACGAGGGGCGAGGCATGCCTCGCCCCTACCTCTTCTATGTGATGCCCTTCATCGAGGGCGAGACACTGCGCGACCGGCTTGACCGCGAGAAGCAGCTGCCGATCGGCGAGGCGGTGCGGATCGCGAGCGAGGTGGCGTCGGCGCTGGACTACGCCCACCGGCGCGGCGTGATCCATCGCGACATCAAGCCCGAGAACATCCTGCTGCACGAAGGGCAGGCATTGGTCGCCGACTTCGGCATCGCCCTCGCCGCGAGCAGGGCCGGTGGCTCCCGGATGACCGAGACCGGGATGTCCCTCGGCACGCCCCATTACATGAGTCCCGAGCAGGCGATGGGCGAGCGCGAGATCAGCGCGCGCTCCGACGTCTATGCCCTCGGCTGCGTCACCTACGAGATGTTGATCGGTGACCCGCCCTTCACCGGCTCCACCGCGCAGGCGATCGTGGCCAAGGTGCTCACCGAAAAGCCGTCGGGGCTCTCGCGCACGCGCAGCACCATCTCCGAGGCGGTCGAGGACGCGGTCCTGACCGCGCTCGAGAAGCTCCCGGCCGACCGCTTCGCCACTGCTGCAGAATTTGCCGCGGCTCTGGCGGGCGGCACGACGGCGCGCGCGACGACCCGCTCGGCCGCGCGACCGGTGGCCCCCAGCCCCGGGCAGCGGCGCGGCTACGTCGTCGCGGGGGTGACGCTGGCCGCCCTGTGCCTCGCGGGTGGCTGGCTCCTGGGCCGGCGTGGCGGTACCACGGCGAGCGCCGGCCCTGCTGTCTACGACGTCGCGACACCCGACAGCGCCCGAGTCTCCTTCATCAACACGAGCTCGAGCTACGCGACCTACGGCGCAGTCGGCCGGACCGTGTCGATTGCCCCCACCGGCGACTTCGCCGTGTACGTCGCCCTGCAGCCTGACTCGGTGGCCTTGCTCTGGTATCGCAGCCTGCTCACCGACGACACCCGACCATTCCCCGGGACCACCGGGGCAAGCGTCCCGCGCGTGTCACCCGACGGCACCCAGGTCGCGTACTTCGCCGGCAATCAGGTGATGGTGGTGTCGGTCGCCGGAGGGGAGCCCCGTCCCTTGGCAACGCTCCTCGATGGGCGCATGCTCGACTGGATCTCCGCCGACCAACTCCTCGCGCTCGGCTCCGATGGCGACCGGGCGCTCTGGATCAAGCTCGGTGGTGGCGAGCCACGTGAACGCTCCATCGTCCGCTGTCCACTCGGCACCTGGGCCCCGTCGATGAAGGAATTGCTCTGCGGCTTCAACGGAGCGGCGCGGATGATCGACCTCGAGACCGACTCCACATACGAGGTACGCACCCTGCAGGGCGATGGCACGCCTGGCGGCCCGCTTGCCGGCTCCGAGTTTCGCATCATCGACGAGCGCTACCTCGTCTTCATCAGCCCGGACGGCGTGCTCACCGGGGCGAACTTCGACCCAGAGACCCGCCTGGTCCAGCGAGCCGTCCCGCTGGTCCCGGGCATCCGCCGGGAATCGATCGGTGAGGCGCACTTCGACGTCTCCGAGAATGGCACGCTGGTCTACGCGCCGGGCCTCGACGTCACCAAGGGACGCTTGGTGCGCCGCATCTCGAACGCCGCCCCAGTGCCCCTCCCGATCGAGGGGGCGCATTTCCAGCGCTACGACCTGAGCCGGGACGGCCGCTGGTTGGCGGCGGTCGTGCAGGGCAATTCGCTCAACGAGCTGCGCATCTACGACCTGCGCACCGGGCAACACACTGTCTGGCAACGCGCCGAGATCATCCGGCATCCGATGTGGAGCCCGGACGGTCAGTCCATTCTCTATGCCGCGCGGGCAGGCGACCAGTGGTCGCTTCTTCGAGGTACGCCCGGAGCAGGCACACCGACCGATACGCTGGCCCGTTACGCGGCCACTGGCGTGACCTTCGACGCCCTCGGATATCCGAACGACAGCACGGCGATCGCGCAGGAATGGCTCGGAGCGCTCGTGGTCCGCTTCGATCCGCGCCGGGCATCGGCCACGATGGACACCGTGCTCAGAGGCGCACGCTTCCCGAGCGTCTCCGCCACCGGACAGTTGGTGGCCTACCAGAGCATGGACGGCAGCCGGATCATGGTGACCACCTTCCCCGCTGCAGGGCGGCGGTGGCAGATCGCCTCGCAAGGCGTCGAGCCGCTGATGCTCTCGCCCAGGACTGTGCTCTTCCGCCAAGGGGCCTCGTGGTACACCGCCACCGTGAACCCGACCACCGGCGAGCCCAGCGGCGCGCCCGTGCAGTGGGCCAACGATCCTCGTTTCTCCGACACCTCCGGCTGGTCCAACGTCCCGACCCACGACGGTGGCATCATCTACGTCCAAGGCCCCGAGCAGGCGAGTCCCGGCTATTTCCGCGTCATCCCGAACTGGGTTCGGGAGATGAAACGCGCCGTGGACCAAGCCGCGAAGTAG
- a CDS encoding PIN domain-containing protein, giving the protein MIDKGDAWHQRVVGWWGAEPRHVVVPVTVLPEVSYLLQTRISSAAEQAFIRAVAEGEFITEPLEAEDVARATALMREYADLPLGFVDATVLATAERLGAREILTTDRRHFSVLRPLDRRTITLVP; this is encoded by the coding sequence CTGATTGACAAGGGAGACGCGTGGCATCAACGGGTGGTGGGGTGGTGGGGTGCGGAACCACGGCACGTGGTCGTTCCGGTCACCGTGCTGCCTGAAGTCAGCTATCTGCTCCAGACCCGCATCAGCTCGGCGGCCGAGCAGGCGTTCATTCGCGCGGTCGCCGAGGGGGAGTTCATCACCGAACCACTCGAGGCCGAGGACGTCGCGCGGGCCACCGCGCTGATGCGGGAGTATGCCGACCTTCCGCTCGGCTTCGTCGACGCGACGGTGCTCGCGACGGCCGAACGGCTCGGCGCCCGAGAGATCCTGACCACCGACCGTCGGCACTTCAGCGTGCTCCGACCGCTCGATCGCCGCACCATCACCCTGGTGCCGTGA